CGAAAAGCCACAAGCAGATACTGCGTCCGCCGTTCTTGACCGTTTTTACGGAGTCATCCCGGCGGGCGGCGTCGGGACGCGCCTTTGGCCACTTTCCCGTGCGGCCGCACCCAAGTTCCTGCATGACCTGACAGGTTCGGGTTCCACCCTTATCCGGGCCACGTACGAGCGCCTGAGCCCGCTCAGCGGAGACCGCGTCATGGTGGTGACCGGGGCCGTGCACCGGCAGGCCGTGCGGCAGCAGCTGCCCGAGATCTCCAACAAGAACCTGGTCCTGGAACTCGAGCCGAAGGATTCGGCCGCAGCGATCGGCCTTGCAGCGGCGATCCTCTACAAGCGGGATCCGCAGATCATCATGGGATCCTTCGCCGCAGACCAGGTCATTGCCCCCGTGGAGGTCTTCCAAGCCGCCGTCCGGGAAGCCGTGCACACCGCGGCGCAGGGATATATCGTCACCATCGGCATCGAACCCACGCACCCATCCACCGGATTCGGTTATATCCGCGCCGGCGAGCAGCTCCGCGTTGCCGGCGCACCGAGCGCGCGCTCCGTGGTCGAGTTCGTGGAAAAACCGTCAGCGGACGTTGCGCAGACATACCTGGACAGCGGCAGCTACAGCTGGAACGCCGGAATGTTCGTGGCCCCGGTGGACCTGATGCTCAAGCACCTGGAAGCCAACGAGCCCGTGCTCTACTCCGGCCTGATGGAAATCGCCGACGCCTGGGACACCACCCGGCGCCGCGAAGTGGTCCGTCGGGTCTGGCCCACACTTCCCAAGATTGCCATTGACTATGCCGTCGCTGAACCGGCTGCCGCAGCAGGCGACGTCGCAATGATCCCAGGCGCCTTCAGCTGGGACGATGTAGGCGACTTCGCCGCGATCGGCCGGCTGAACCCCGCAGCGGAAAACAGCAACCTGACGGTGATGGGGGAGGGCGCCCGCGTCTACTCTGAAAACGCTTCCGGGATAGTCGTCTCCGATACCAAGCGTGTCATTGCGCTGATCGGGATCGAGGACATTGTCATCGTGGACACACCCGACGCCCTGCTGGTGACCACCAAGGAGCACGCGCAGGAAGTCAAGAAAGCCGTGGAACACCTGAAGGCCAGCGGCGACACCGACGTCCTGTAGCTCGTCCGCGGAACACCGTCACGCGGCGTCGTTTCCGGCGTCGCACATTCCCGCTTTGGCTCCGGAATTGGCTAACCTTGAGGTTGTGCAGACAATCCCTTTGAGCAATTCGCCAATCCCCTCAATACAGGGGAGCGTGGCGCCGCTCCTGGGCGGGTTGATCGAGTTCCGGCGGGACCTGCACTCGCATCCCGAGCTCTCGCATAAGGAATTCCGTACTACCGACCGCATTGTCGAAGCCCTGGAGCATGCAGGCCTGACGCCCAAGCGGCTCGACAACACGGGCGTTGTGGTGGACATCGGTGAGGGCCCCGTGCGCCTGGCGGTCCGGGCGGATATCGATGCCCTTCCCGTGCTGGAGGAGACCGGACTGCCGTACGCCTCGGAAAACACCGGCATAGCCCATGCCTGCGGCCATGACATCCACACCACGGTGATGCTCGGCGTAGCCAAGGTGCTCGCAGGGTTCGACGCCGCCGGCCAGCTGGGCGGACGGGTGCGCGTCATCTTCCAGCCGGCCGAAGAAGTCATGCCCGGAGGTGCCCTCTCGGTGATCGAGCAGGGAGCCCTGGACGGAGTCCCGCGCGTCCTGGCCCTGCACTGCGACCCCCGGGTGGATGTGGGGCAGGTGGGCACCCGCATCGGCGCGATTACCTCGGCGTCGGACACCATCCGGATCGAACTCACCGGCCGCGGCGGGCATACCTCCCGCCCGCACCTGACCGAGGACCTGGTCTTCGCGCTGGCCGAGATTGCCGTCAGTGTTCCGGCCGTACTCTCCCGCCGCATCGATGTGCGCAGCGGTGTTTCCGTGGTGTGGGGACAGATGCACGCGGGTTCCGCACCCAATGCCATTCCCGGACACGGATTCATGGCCGGCACCATGCGCTGCCTCGACGCCGAGGCCTGGCACGCCGCCGGCGAGCTGCTGGACAAGGTGGTGCGGGAAATCGCGGCGCCGTTCGGCGTCGACGTGCATCTGGAGCACATCCGGGGCGTTCCCCCGGTTATTAACGCCGACGCCGAGATCAGCCTGATTGAGGCGGCGGCCCGCGCCGAACTGGGCGAAGACGCCGTCGTGCTGGCCCCGCAGTCGATGGGCGGGGAGGACTTCGCCTGGATGACGCAGGCGGTTCCGGGCGCCCTGATGCGGCTTGGCACACGTTCACCGGGCGGGGAAACGTTCGATCTGCACCGCGGAGACTACAACCCGGATGAACGGGCTATCGGCTGCGGCGTAAGCGTGATGGCGGCTGCCGCCCTCCGCGCCGCCCGGGGCCTGCGGCACTGAATCAGCGGCGCCCGTTCCGGCCCTGCGGGCCGCGTAACCTGGCGACACAATAGGGGCTGCCGCTGCCCATGGGGCCGGGGCGGGACCATATCAGTCCGGTTCCGGCCGGAAGTGCCCGTTTGATAACAACATGTAAACAATGTTCCACCAGCACCGGATTTGGACTTGGTGTTGCCTCCGACACATTATGGTTATGTTGCTGCGGTCCAACGACGGACGGAGCGCTGCGCCACACGCTGCACCTTGAAAGGGCACCGTTCGGCGAAAACCATTTCTTTTCTGGAGGAACATTGAAGAATTACCCGCGCAGCTTTAAGCGCAACGCAGGCGTCTCCGCCGCCATGCTCGGCGTGTCAGCTCTCCTGCTTTCCGGCTGCGGTGCTGCACCGGAAGAGGAAGAAGGCGGCTCCGAAGCAGCCAACAGCGACTTCACCGGCTGCATTGTCTCCGACGCCGGCGGCTGGGATGACCGCTCCTTCAACCAGTCCAGCTACGAAGGCCTGATGGCGGCGAAGGATTCGCTGGGCATCGAGACCCGCGACGCTGAGTCCCAGGCTCCCACCGACTTCACGAACAACGTGGACAGCATGGTCCAGGCCGGCTGCGACCTGACCGTGACCGTTGGCTTCCTGCTTTCCGACGCCACGAAGGCCGCCGCCGAAGCGAACCCCGACGTGAACTTCGCGATCGTCGATGACAACGCCATCGAGCTCGACAACGTCAAGCCGATCATCTACGACACGGCCCAGGCTGCCTTCC
This genomic stretch from Arthrobacter sp. zg-Y1110 harbors:
- a CDS encoding mannose-1-phosphate guanylyltransferase, which produces MSNEKPQADTASAVLDRFYGVIPAGGVGTRLWPLSRAAAPKFLHDLTGSGSTLIRATYERLSPLSGDRVMVVTGAVHRQAVRQQLPEISNKNLVLELEPKDSAAAIGLAAAILYKRDPQIIMGSFAADQVIAPVEVFQAAVREAVHTAAQGYIVTIGIEPTHPSTGFGYIRAGEQLRVAGAPSARSVVEFVEKPSADVAQTYLDSGSYSWNAGMFVAPVDLMLKHLEANEPVLYSGLMEIADAWDTTRRREVVRRVWPTLPKIAIDYAVAEPAAAAGDVAMIPGAFSWDDVGDFAAIGRLNPAAENSNLTVMGEGARVYSENASGIVVSDTKRVIALIGIEDIVIVDTPDALLVTTKEHAQEVKKAVEHLKASGDTDVL
- a CDS encoding amidohydrolase, with amino-acid sequence MSNSPIPSIQGSVAPLLGGLIEFRRDLHSHPELSHKEFRTTDRIVEALEHAGLTPKRLDNTGVVVDIGEGPVRLAVRADIDALPVLEETGLPYASENTGIAHACGHDIHTTVMLGVAKVLAGFDAAGQLGGRVRVIFQPAEEVMPGGALSVIEQGALDGVPRVLALHCDPRVDVGQVGTRIGAITSASDTIRIELTGRGGHTSRPHLTEDLVFALAEIAVSVPAVLSRRIDVRSGVSVVWGQMHAGSAPNAIPGHGFMAGTMRCLDAEAWHAAGELLDKVVREIAAPFGVDVHLEHIRGVPPVINADAEISLIEAAARAELGEDAVVLAPQSMGGEDFAWMTQAVPGALMRLGTRSPGGETFDLHRGDYNPDERAIGCGVSVMAAAALRAARGLRH